Proteins from a genomic interval of Lolium perenne isolate Kyuss_39 chromosome 1, Kyuss_2.0, whole genome shotgun sequence:
- the LOC127345588 gene encoding uncharacterized protein produces the protein MEAKGMNDRDTLIDLESGNNLVISEYSHGTDANFGVARAASNGSSNEAKDDGNQHMDCSPPCTEAAARNGDDRKSEGEEKLGLLDSSGGEKAKKKRSKKPPRPPRPPTVLPLDASDQKLLNELNELALLKRARIERMKALKKMKNAKHSSTSNFCPMIVTIIFCLVILWQGFFSRQAAGVSFHGSPESSVREHNSLISIRFYKNRSSIRPQSSTSAAPNNLEMRHRDWRSLANAERLRQEHAGRA, from the exons ATGGAAGCTAAGGGCATGAACGACCGGGATACTTTGATCGATTTGGAGAGCGGGAACAACCTTGTTATTAGTGAGTATAGCCATGGAACGGATGCTAATTTTGGAGTAGCAAGGGCAGCATCAAATGGCTCGTCAAATGAGGCCAAGGATGACGGGAATCAGCACATGGATTGCTCCCCGCCCTGTACTGAAGCTGCTGCCAGGAATGGGGATGACAGGAAGTCCGAGGGGGAGGAGAAGCTGGGCCTTTTGGATAGCTCTGGAGGCGAGAAGGCAAAGAAGAAGCGGTCCAAGAAGCCGCCGCGCCCACCAAGGCCACCGACCGTTCTGCCGTTGGACGCTTCTGACCAGAAGCTCCTAAATGAGCTGAATGAGCTCGCTTTGTTGAAGCGGGCAAGGATCGAGCGGATGAAGgctttgaagaagatgaagaacgcCAAGCATTCCTCAACTAGCAATTTCTGTCCCATGATCGTCACCATTATCTTCTGCCTCGTCATTCTCTGGCAAG GATTTTTCTCAAGGCAAGCAGCAGGAGTAAGCTTCCATGGATCGCCTGAATCTTCAGTTAGAGAACATAACAGTCTGATCTCAATTCGGTTCTACAAGAACCGTTCTAGCATCAGACCTCAAAGTTCGACATCTGCCGCTCCTAA CAACTTAGAAATGCGCCACCGAGACTGGAGATCCCTAGCAAATGCCGAGAGGCTGCGGCAAGAACACGCTGGCCGGGCATGA